ATCAATACTGTTTTCTAATATTTAGTTAtatccccccttctctctctctgatctagatctctctctctctctctctctctctctctctctctctctctaaatatatatataattgtacgtGATCTTCAAATACTACTGCTAGTGTTTCAGGCATGATCTATCTAATAGGAAACGTATGCAAGGACGAGCCCTAATGGGAATCGATCgctctagctagctaggtttttaaataattattgattggCAGATGCATTTTACATTTTACATGCAATGATGTTGTCATTGTTGTGGCAGTATTGCATTTGGTATATCTCGTTAATTCCTGTAACTAGTGATCATGACCAGCTTAATTACTTGTATTCGAATTTAAGTACCGTTGCTTGCAtggttgaatatatatataattaatgttgaTGCTGTACTTACCTAGTATTGATTGCTTTAGCTAGTCATCATGTGCTAAAGGCCCAAGTACTATTCTGTGCAAAATACAAGGGCAAATAGTGATTTAGAAGTGGTCAAATAGCGTTTTAGTCAAAACTCGAATACTAGTCGCAATATTCTAAAACGTACGTACGTCGAATAGTCGTGGTCTCACTGTGCGAGCTTGTCCAGCTGCATGATGTGATGAACGTGGAAGGAATATTTTGACCATAGACGATTTCAAACCCAAAATCCTAATTGATAATGTTGGATTAATTCATATTGGACGCGTGCTAGCTTGCTATTATAATCGACATCAATATCCATTTGAAGCAGTCAATCCATGGAATATAGTTAAAAGACCTTTCCTTTCCCAATAAAAACGTTTagatatcattaattaatttgcaaTTAGCTAATTTTCTGATCAATTTTAATACTTGTCCTAGAAGTGATGAAttgaaaaaagaacaagaaaaagcaagcaaagaaaaaaaattaaaaatcgaCTTGAGTATGctccatatataatatatgatctaAAGGCCAGTAACCGAAAATAAATAGGAATTTTGCATGTAATGTTGAGATAGCTGGagggagaaaaggaaaaggtcATGATCCCACAGCTAGCTAGTATTAAGGTTCTTATACATGAGATCACATGATGAGATCAATTAAAGAAGAATGCCATTAAGAAAAATGTTACACACCATTGAAAAGTACTTAAGCTAGCATAAGCTAGAACAAAGAATTTATAAAGGCTTGAAGGATATCTAGAACCCAGAAAGGGGGGAAAAACCCATTTATCTCAGTCCCATGATTTGCAACTTAATGCAGCATGTATGGTTacagagagggaaaaaaagaaggctaggaggaaaataaagaaagagaagaaagttATCTGTGCCCGAAAACTAACCAATTAATTAATCCAAACACCTGCCCAAATCTTCTCTCCTATGAAACTCGCAATCTTCCTCACACACCCCCTCATCCCCACCCAGCCAACCTCAACATGATCGCTAGTCACCTTAACACCATCAGTACTAGTACTGCCGCTCGCATCCACCGATACCGACTCACCCACTTCATCCCGGCTTATTGCCGATCTATTCCCGGAGCCTTCCTGATCACCCGTACCCTTCGACTCGTCGGTCGCTATCTTCTTTCTCTCAGCTTTCTTCATCTTTGcgctcctcctcctcttcttcttcttaaccAGCTGATCATCTTCATAAGCTTCGATTATCTCGTGTATGAGTTCACGGCTAGGCGATGCATCCCATCTTGCCCAGAAACTCATATAACACCTAAAGCAGTTGCATTCAAACATCGGAGTGTGATCTCCCCAACCACTGTGATAATCAGTACTACCTTGATCAGTACCATGAGTACATCTAGGAATAACAGCTTCTGGATCATGACCAGAAAAGTTGCTAGAAGTACTAGTGTTAATGGAGCTTGAGATGATGATGAGGTAGGCCAAGACTTCTTTGTCTTCAGCCGAGAGGGCCGCAGTGAGGGTTAGGATTGTCGCCGGGAGCACCGCCAAATGGTCCGAGATGGACGGCGGTGAAGGGTGCACCTGGCCTTTCTTGCAGAGCTTTTTCATGGCAGGTAGAGGTAATTGATGATTCTGTGGTTCCTGAGGCCTTGGTGCTTTTGATCATATATCTGGTTTTAACTTAGATCGCTTTCTTTGACCTTTGTCAGTCTTATGTTGGACATTTTTGTTCTCCCCCGTCTTGCGGGTTTCGTCTCGTGGGAATCGAGTATAGTAAATAAGAATAGCTAACGCGTCTCTAGAACTTGAAGGGCgacaaaattcatattttatagTCAATTAAGAAATTTTGACGAGATGATGCTTTTATAGAGGGTTGAAGATTTTTCCTTTAGTCCACGTGGCTCAGTCTATTCCATGGAAAAAGGCCGACTACGATAGAAACATGACTTTATTGGCCCAAAGGGTCTCAATTAAGGATATCCACAAGTTTCATCCTGAGTACTCAAGTTGGACTCACAAGGCCAGGTCCAGTGGTAATCCAGAATGGGAAGAAGTGGGCCACCATGGTAAGCAACAGTAAAAAAATGAAGCCCAACTGGACAACACCTACGGGCTGGAATCCCACACAGCCCTTCAAAATAGTTTTATGAAGCTTTCAACCGACTTTTTCGGCGGCCATCTCTATCGGTAAATTTTGTATCGACAAATCATTCATTCTCTTGGGTATTTCAGCCATTAGCCATTAAAGAGACCTTTGGATCCCaccgataaaaataaaaaataaaaaacttgcaaTTATTGTGCGACTGGGATTTCTAAGATATACGCAACAAGGATAAAGATCtccacaaatttttattttattttaatcagaGCCGGCCTATATCATTTATTGCCCATACATGCATATGTAGATGGCTAGATcgatgattaattatatattgaaagaggaatgctacgtacagttattttgtattgtaaatagaatatttgatattaaaacattataattACTCATTAATATTCGGTCTCAACACGAAATAAAGATTAATtaccatacatacatacatacgtacatacacatatatatattacaagctCCTTATAATATTCATGcatctatatgtatataattaagACGATATCTAATGCTAGCTATCAGTACTACGAtcgatatatatttatagcatTAATTGAAGATCATCATGAGGAATGCTACGCGAAGTATTATGCAATCAAAGGAACTCAGCCAGGACCTTCTTCACCACATAATTGGAGACGATGCTATTGGTTTTCTGTGTTGGATGAAAGGCGTCCCAGAATACGTACTTGTTTGCATCTGTGCAGGTGAATAAATTA
This is a stretch of genomic DNA from Carya illinoinensis cultivar Pawnee chromosome 3, C.illinoinensisPawnee_v1, whole genome shotgun sequence. It encodes these proteins:
- the LOC122305425 gene encoding uncharacterized protein LOC122305425; translation: MKKLCKKGQVHPSPPSISDHLAVLPATILTLTAALSAEDKEVLAYLIIISSSINTSTSSNFSGHDPEAVIPRCTHGTDQGSTDYHSGWGDHTPMFECNCFRCYMSFWARWDASPSRELIHEIIEAYEDDQLVKKKKRRRSAKMKKAERKKIATDESKGTGDQEGSGNRSAISRDEVGESVSVDASGSTSTDGVKVTSDHVEVGWVGMRGCVRKIASFIGEKIWAGVWIN